A single window of Nitrospirota bacterium DNA harbors:
- a CDS encoding DUF2892 domain-containing protein: protein MLEECGKFLKGYNLDATAINQAFDRKGWVKSWCGVHEENSRRCDMLERWLRGIAGVVVLVSLILAQVHSVNWLILTAIMGLNLLQSAFTNW, encoded by the coding sequence ATGCTGGAGGAATGCGGGAAATTCCTGAAAGGTTATAACCTTGATGCCACGGCTATAAACCAAGCCTTTGATAGAAAGGGCTGGGTAAAGTCGTGGTGCGGGGTTCATGAAGAAAACAGCAGGAGGTGTGATATGTTAGAGAGATGGCTCAGAGGAATAGCGGGAGTTGTAGTATTGGTGAGTTTAATTTTGGCTCAGGTGCATTCAGTAAATTGGCTTATACTTACTGCAATTATGGGACTGAATCTCTTGCAGTCTGCCTTTACAAACTGGTGA